In a single window of the Nicotiana tomentosiformis chromosome 10, ASM39032v3, whole genome shotgun sequence genome:
- the LOC104116977 gene encoding cysteine--tRNA ligase 2, cytoplasmic → MVNEKIEFQVYNTMTKQKEVFIPKEPGKVKLYVCGVTSYDFSHIGHARAYVAFDVLYRYLKYLGYDVVYVRNFTDVDDKIIKRANETGEDPIALSGRFCQEFLKDMDDLQCLLPTHQPRVTDHMEQIKEMIAKIITNGCAYTIDGDVYFSVDSFPEYGRLSGRKLEDNRAGERVAVDSRKRNAADFALWKAAKPGEPSWESPWGPGRPGWHIECSAMSAQYLTHSFDIHGGGMDLTFPHHENEIAQSCAACRESNISYWMHNGFVTIDDEKMSKSLGNFFTIREVTRLYHPIALRYFLLGMHYRSPVNYSISQIEIASESVFYLYQTLHDCEEALSVFQQGTETETEVRGVRVSPQAQECIKKLRNELETKLSDDLHTPTILNAALQEALRLMNSSLNMLKKKQQKKQQLSAVLSLAELLKEVKAVLDVLGLLSSSTCAEVLQQFKERALKRAELTEEDILHAIEERTLARKNKEFARSDQIRSDLVAKGIALMDIGTETVWRPCVKPEPEQPAAAAQQEQSAAAAQKEQPVAPSQPKTSAAAPQKEQPAAPLQQE, encoded by the exons ATGGTGAACGAGAAGATTGAATTTCAGGTCTATAACACAATGACGAAACAAAAGGAGGTTTTCATACCGAAGGAACCAGGTAAGGTGAAATTGTACGTTTGCGGCGTTACCAGTTATGATTTCAGTCATATCGGCCATGCTCGAGCTTATGTCGCCTTTGACGTCCTCTACAG ATATCTGAAATACTTGGGATACGATGTTGTGTATGTGCGCAATTTCACCGATGTAGATGACAAG ATAATTAAGCGCGCTAATGAGACTGGAGAAGACCCAATTGCTTTGAGTGGTCGATTCTGCCAAGAATTTCTAAAAGACATGGATGATCTCCAGTGCCTCCTACCGACTCATCAGCCTCGTGTTACTGACCATATGGAGCAGATCAAGGAAATGATAGCTAAG ATAATAACCAATGGCTGTGCATACACAATTGATGGAGATGTTTATTTCTCTGTCGATAGTTTTCCAGAGTATGGTCGATTATCTGGACGAAAATTAGAAGATAATCGAGCCGGAGAACGCGTTGCAGTTGATTCAAGAAAGCGAAATGCTGCTGACTTTGCCTTGTGGAAG GCTGCAAAGCCTGGTGAACCAAGTTGGGAGAGCCCCTGGGGTCCTGGAAGACCAGGTTGGCATATAGAATGCAGTGCAATGAGTGCGCAATATCTGACACATTCCTTCGATATACATGGTGGCGGAATGGACTTGACTTTTCCTCACCATGAAAATGAGATCGCACAGAGTTGCGCTGCTTGCCGGGAGAGTAACATTAGCTACTGGATGCATAATGGTTTTGTAACCATAGACGATGAGAAAATGTCGAAATCTTTGGGGAACTTCTTCACTATACGTGAG GTAACTCGATTGTATCATCCCATTGCATTGAGGTACTTCTTGTTGGGGATGCACTACCGGTCTCCTGTTAATTACTCAATATCACAGATAGAAATTGCTTCAGAATCTGTGTTCTACCTTTATCAG ACCTTACATGATTGTGAAGAAGCCTTGTCAGTATTCCAACAAGGaactgaaactgaaactgaagTAAGGGGGGTGCGTGTTAGCCCTCAGGCCCAAGAATGCATAAAGAAGCTGCGTAATGAGTTGGAGACAAAACTTTCTGATGATTTGCATACACCTACTATCTTAAATGCTGCTCTTCAGGAAGCCCTTAGACTTATGAATAGTTCTTTGAACATGCTGAAG AAAAAGCAGCAAAAGAAACAACAATTATCTGCTGTTTTGTCCCTAGCTGAGCTCCTGAAAGAAGTGAAGGCAGTGTTGGATGTCCTTGGATTGCTCTCTAGTTCAACTTGCGCTGAG GTTTTGCAGCAGTTTAAAGAGAGAGCATTGAAAAGAGCTGAACTGACGGAGGAAGATATTTTGCATGCAATTGAGGAAAGAACACTAGCGAGGAAAAACAAGGAGTTTGCAAGAAGTGATCAGATTAGAAGTGATTTAGTGGCCAAGGGAATTGCTTTAATGGATATAGGGACAGAAACAGTTTGGAGGCCTTGTGTAAAACCTGAACCAGAGCAGCCTGCTGCAGCAGCTCAACAAGAGCAGTCTGCTGCAGCAGCGCAAAAAGAACAGCCTGTTGCACCATCTCAACCAAAAACTTCTGCTGCAGCACCACAAAAAGAACAGCCCGCTGCACCACTTCAACAAGAATAG